In a single window of the Bacillus mycoides genome:
- the speG gene encoding spermidine N1-acetyltransferase gives MSQELKLRPLEREDLKFVHELNNNAHIMSYWFEEPYEAFVELQDLYDKHIHDQSERRFIVEKDNEMVGLVELVEIDYIHRRTEFQIIIDPSYQGYGYAADATRLAMDYAFSVLNMHKIYLVVDKENEKAVHVYKKVGFIVEGELQDEFFVDGNYHNAIRMCMFQKEYFRVKRL, from the coding sequence ATGAGTCAGGAATTGAAATTACGTCCTTTAGAACGGGAAGACTTAAAGTTTGTACACGAACTTAATAATAACGCGCATATTATGTCGTATTGGTTTGAAGAGCCTTATGAAGCATTTGTGGAGCTGCAGGATTTATACGATAAACATATACATGATCAAAGTGAGCGCCGATTTATCGTTGAGAAAGATAATGAGATGGTGGGATTAGTCGAATTAGTAGAAATCGATTATATTCACCGTAGAACTGAATTCCAAATTATTATTGATCCGAGTTACCAAGGTTACGGTTATGCAGCTGATGCAACGCGTTTAGCGATGGATTACGCTTTTTCCGTATTAAATATGCATAAAATATATTTAGTTGTCGATAAAGAGAATGAGAAAGCTGTACACGTTTATAAAAAGGTCGGATTTATAGTAGAAGGTGAGTTGCAAGATGAGTTCTTCGTTGATGGCAACTACCATAATGCGATAAGAATGTGTATGTTCCAAAAAGAATATTTTAGAGTGAAGAGGCTATAG
- a CDS encoding beta-class carbonic anhydrase encodes MLLQEILSFNEQFVENKEYAPREATKLPKKRMVVVSCMDARLIELLPKALDIHDGDAKVIRNAGGKIASAFDSVMQSVVASVYDLNADEIFLIGHQRCGASQTNPKGTLQKILDRGVASPEILSAIEYAGVDLEKWLFGFDDVNGSTQANVDLVRNHPLIPKDVPVHGLVIDPHTGKLDLIVDGYKALNGMKN; translated from the coding sequence ATGTTATTACAAGAGATTTTATCGTTCAATGAACAATTTGTAGAAAATAAAGAATACGCTCCTCGTGAAGCGACAAAACTGCCTAAAAAACGTATGGTTGTTGTTTCTTGCATGGACGCTCGTTTAATTGAGCTACTTCCAAAAGCTTTAGATATACACGATGGTGATGCAAAAGTTATCAGAAATGCAGGTGGTAAAATTGCTTCTGCTTTCGATAGTGTTATGCAAAGTGTTGTCGCATCAGTATATGATCTAAATGCAGATGAAATCTTCCTTATCGGACACCAAAGATGTGGTGCGAGCCAAACTAATCCAAAAGGAACACTTCAAAAAATATTAGATCGTGGAGTAGCTTCACCAGAAATTTTATCAGCGATTGAATATGCTGGTGTTGACCTTGAAAAATGGTTATTTGGATTCGATGATGTCAACGGTTCAACTCAAGCTAATGTTGATTTAGTAAGAAATCATCCACTTATTCCAAAAGATGTTCCTGTACATGGTTTAGTTATTGATCCTCACACAGGTAAATTAGATTTAATAGTTGATGGATATAAAGCATTAAATGGTATGAAAAATTAA
- the crcB gene encoding fluoride efflux transporter CrcB: MIYIIVGIAGILGALSRYYLGLTIHTFWHHSFPLATLLINLAGCFLLAWLTTYIARLNILPSEVITGIGTGFIGSFTTFSTFSVETVQLINHSEWSTAFLYVSCSILGGLIMSGLGYTLGDFLIKKSLTEGDHL, encoded by the coding sequence TTGATTTATATTATCGTCGGTATAGCCGGTATATTAGGAGCCCTTTCTCGTTATTATTTAGGTCTTACTATTCATACATTTTGGCATCATTCTTTTCCATTAGCTACATTACTCATTAACTTAGCCGGCTGCTTCTTATTAGCATGGCTAACTACGTATATCGCCCGGCTAAACATCTTACCTTCAGAGGTTATCACAGGCATCGGGACTGGATTCATCGGTTCCTTTACGACGTTTTCAACATTTAGTGTAGAAACTGTGCAACTAATCAATCATTCTGAATGGAGCACGGCTTTCTTATATGTATCATGTAGCATACTTGGCGGTCTCATTATGTCTGGACTTGGCTATACACTAGGTGATTTCTTAATTAAGAAATCACTTACGGAAGGTGATCACTTATGA
- the cynS gene encoding cyanase, with product MNRQEATQKIMEAKIAKGLTWEEISKVSENSETWVVTALLGQATMTRPEAEKIGKLLELDEEVVQALTVVPLRGQVMQMPPTDPILYRLYEMMLQYAPTLRELILEKAGEGVMSAINFNLGVDTQEDPKGGDPRIVITLNGKFLPFRTW from the coding sequence ATGAATAGACAAGAAGCTACGCAAAAAATTATGGAAGCAAAAATTGCAAAAGGTTTAACATGGGAAGAAATTTCAAAAGTAAGTGAAAACTCTGAGACTTGGGTTGTAACAGCGTTATTAGGACAAGCTACAATGACACGTCCGGAAGCAGAAAAAATTGGTAAACTATTAGAATTAGATGAAGAAGTAGTTCAGGCATTAACAGTAGTTCCACTTCGAGGTCAAGTAATGCAAATGCCTCCTACTGACCCAATCTTATATCGATTATATGAAATGATGTTACAATACGCACCGACTCTTAGAGAATTAATCCTAGAAAAAGCTGGCGAAGGTGTAATGAGTGCAATTAACTTCAATCTAGGTGTGGACACACAAGAAGATCCAAAAGGTGGCGACCCTCGTATCGTGATTACACTTAACGGGAAATTCTTACCGTTCCGTACATGGTAA
- the crcB gene encoding fluoride efflux transporter CrcB, whose protein sequence is MMEALLVATGGFFGAITRFAISNWFKKRNKTPFPIATFLINITGAFLLGYIIGNGVSTGWQLLLGTGFMGAFTTFSTLKLESIQLLNRKKIYTFLLYLSTTYIIGILFAFLGMKLGGI, encoded by the coding sequence ATGATGGAAGCTTTATTAGTGGCAACTGGAGGGTTTTTCGGTGCGATTACACGATTTGCAATTAGCAATTGGTTTAAAAAAAGAAATAAAACACCCTTTCCAATTGCTACATTCCTTATTAATATAACAGGAGCATTTTTACTCGGGTATATAATTGGCAACGGAGTCTCTACAGGATGGCAATTATTATTAGGAACTGGATTTATGGGCGCATTCACCACATTTTCGACACTTAAATTAGAGTCCATTCAGCTTCTCAATCGCAAAAAAATTTACACATTCCTTTTATATTTAAGTACTACTTACATAATTGGTATCCTATTCGCATTCCTTGGAATGAAGCTCGGTGGAATATAA
- a CDS encoding DUF3955 domain-containing protein, whose amino-acid sequence MKNKFLLAIVLISLGVTCLLMHGTTSKVADNGLLVEPFFFLVPVSYLLFFSSIGVLLVGFITSKLKKQQ is encoded by the coding sequence ATGAAAAATAAATTTTTATTAGCTATCGTACTAATATCGTTAGGAGTTACCTGTTTATTAATGCACGGTACAACTAGTAAAGTGGCGGATAATGGGCTTCTTGTAGAACCTTTCTTTTTCCTAGTACCAGTAAGCTACCTATTGTTCTTTAGTAGTATTGGTGTGTTGCTAGTTGGATTTATCACTTCAAAGTTGAAAAAACAGCAATAG
- a CDS encoding DUF3947 family protein, whose amino-acid sequence MSHSYCSFGSQEFHFLALYFCTGRQVGAAITVAGGQMTIQAVHQAIQMQQQAQVAQMMQSQYMSYAQLPVQSIHYDVYPAGLSRINGQ is encoded by the coding sequence ATAAGCCATTCGTACTGTTCATTTGGATCACAGGAATTCCATTTTTTAGCGCTTTATTTTTGCACTGGAAGACAAGTAGGAGCAGCGATTACAGTGGCCGGGGGACAGATGACAATTCAGGCAGTGCATCAGGCCATTCAAATGCAACAACAAGCACAAGTAGCACAAATGATGCAGAGTCAGTATATGTCGTATGCACAGCTTCCTGTGCAAAGTATACATTATGATGTGTATCCAGCTGGTTTATCCCGCATTAACGGGCAGTAA
- a CDS encoding DUF4822 domain-containing protein: protein MNKKTKVLSSILLGFTLALTGCAGTKAEENHSKQKQEQAAKDTKKENKLTKGQKMANILSETNWQGTRVYDKDKNDLTKENANFIGLAKYDAKSGRYEFFDAKTGASRGDKGTFFVTNDGKKRILISESMKYQAVVDMTKLNKNVFTYKRMGKDANGKDVEVFVEHVPYKEKELSFTDPDKQLNSTTGDIVKNVDGDKILGGTLWHGTKVLDEAGNDVTQFNSNFISLAKFDDKSNKYEFFNSETGQSRGDYGYFDVVHENKIRAHVSIGNNKYGAALELTELNNKKFTYKRTGKDQAGKDITIFVEHEPYKGDIKPQFSF, encoded by the coding sequence ATGAATAAAAAAACAAAAGTACTATCATCCATACTGCTAGGATTCACATTAGCATTAACAGGTTGCGCTGGCACGAAAGCTGAAGAAAATCATAGTAAACAAAAACAAGAACAAGCTGCGAAAGATACTAAAAAGGAAAATAAGTTAACTAAAGGGCAAAAAATGGCTAATATTCTTAGCGAGACAAATTGGCAAGGTACAAGAGTGTATGACAAAGATAAAAATGACTTAACGAAAGAAAATGCAAACTTCATTGGTCTTGCAAAATATGATGCGAAGTCAGGAAGATATGAATTTTTTGATGCTAAGACTGGTGCAAGCCGTGGCGATAAAGGAACTTTCTTTGTCACAAATGATGGGAAGAAAAGAATATTAATTTCAGAATCAATGAAGTATCAAGCTGTTGTTGACATGACAAAGCTAAATAAAAATGTATTTACCTATAAAAGAATGGGGAAAGATGCTAACGGTAAAGATGTAGAAGTTTTCGTTGAACATGTTCCATATAAAGAAAAAGAGCTTTCTTTCACGGATCCGGATAAGCAGCTAAACTCTACTACAGGTGATATCGTTAAAAACGTGGATGGAGATAAAATTTTAGGCGGAACCCTTTGGCATGGAACAAAGGTATTAGATGAAGCCGGTAATGATGTAACGCAGTTTAATTCGAATTTTATAAGTCTAGCAAAATTTGATGACAAGTCTAATAAATACGAGTTCTTCAATAGCGAAACAGGTCAAAGCCGCGGTGATTATGGCTACTTCGATGTTGTACATGAAAATAAAATAAGAGCTCATGTTTCAATTGGAAATAATAAATATGGTGCGGCTCTTGAACTTACTGAACTGAATAATAAGAAATTTACGTATAAAAGAACTGGTAAAGACCAAGCGGGTAAAGACATAACTATATTCGTTGAACATGAGCCTTATAAAGGTGATATAAAACCACAATTTAGCTTTTAA
- a CDS encoding Lrp/AsnC family transcriptional regulator — MSMFDSTDFKIIKLLQENARMNWKEIGEIVHLTGQAVGKRINKLEEAGVIQKYTIDIDRAKLEGSIMTFVTLFLHAPHYHNQIQTFFEKTDLITEMYRISGDGCYIMILHTSSHQQLEETLADVLHYGDYRINTVIKTIEKKKE; from the coding sequence ATGTCCATGTTTGATTCAACAGATTTTAAAATTATAAAGTTACTACAAGAAAACGCTAGAATGAACTGGAAGGAAATTGGAGAGATAGTACATTTGACTGGCCAGGCTGTTGGGAAACGAATTAATAAATTAGAAGAGGCGGGTGTCATTCAAAAATATACGATAGATATCGACAGGGCTAAGTTAGAAGGGTCTATTATGACGTTTGTTACACTATTTCTGCATGCACCACATTATCATAATCAAATTCAAACTTTTTTTGAAAAAACGGACTTAATTACTGAAATGTATCGTATAAGTGGCGATGGGTGTTATATCATGATTCTTCACACATCTTCGCACCAGCAATTAGAAGAGACTCTTGCAGATGTTTTACATTATGGTGATTATCGTATAAATACTGTCATTAAGACAATCGAAAAAAAGAAAGAATAA
- a CDS encoding Lrp/AsnC family transcriptional regulator, producing MKGLVYIIDQTDFEILKLLGENSRIQWKELGQKIHMTGQAVGNRIRRLEDLGIIEQYTIAINRIKLGQVVTAFVTLFVTTANHQEFMNFFQKEEGISEVDRISGEGCYLLKTHFASNEELDNFLGRLLKYGNYRVNLSIGKLK from the coding sequence ATGAAAGGATTGGTTTATATCATTGATCAAACAGATTTTGAGATACTGAAATTATTAGGAGAAAACTCAAGAATACAATGGAAAGAACTTGGTCAAAAAATACATATGACAGGGCAGGCTGTAGGAAATCGAATTCGAAGATTAGAGGATTTAGGGATTATTGAACAATATACAATCGCAATAAACCGAATCAAATTAGGACAAGTAGTGACTGCATTTGTTACTTTATTCGTAACAACAGCTAATCATCAAGAGTTTATGAATTTCTTTCAAAAAGAAGAAGGGATTTCTGAAGTAGACCGTATAAGTGGTGAGGGATGTTATTTATTAAAAACACATTTTGCTTCTAATGAAGAATTGGATAACTTTCTGGGGCGACTATTAAAGTATGGGAATTATCGTGTTAACTTATCAATAGGAAAGTTAAAATAA
- the psiE gene encoding phosphate-starvation-inducible protein PsiE translates to MKSFNIDHYIASVLQWILNIALIILSIVLSIFLINETITFIQYIFSAKKYTSYKLVESIIVYFLYFEFIALIIKYFKSNYHFPLRYFIYIGITALIRLIIVSHEEPMETLLYAGSILVLVIALYISNMRDLRKE, encoded by the coding sequence ATGAAGTCATTTAATATCGATCATTATATAGCTAGCGTTTTACAGTGGATATTAAATATAGCATTAATCATATTATCCATTGTTTTATCGATTTTTTTAATTAACGAAACAATTACTTTTATTCAATACATATTTTCAGCGAAGAAGTATACATCTTATAAATTAGTTGAGAGTATCATCGTCTATTTCCTATACTTCGAGTTCATCGCATTAATTATTAAGTATTTTAAGTCGAATTATCATTTTCCGTTACGTTATTTTATTTATATCGGAATTACGGCGTTAATTCGTTTAATTATCGTGTCTCATGAGGAACCAATGGAGACGTTATTATATGCGGGATCCATTCTTGTTTTAGTTATTGCTTTATACATATCGAATATGAGAGATTTGAGAAAAGAGTAG
- a CDS encoding DUF896 domain-containing protein, with product MLEVLNRINELAKKQKEESLTKTELNERTELREKYLQIIRGQINTTVTGLKILDPLGNDVTPEKLKEQQKLSLNTDNNA from the coding sequence ATGCTTGAAGTTTTAAATCGAATTAATGAATTAGCTAAAAAACAAAAAGAAGAAAGTTTAACAAAAACAGAATTAAATGAGCGCACAGAATTACGCGAGAAGTATCTTCAAATTATTCGCGGTCAAATCAACACCACTGTTACAGGATTAAAAATATTAGATCCTTTAGGAAATGACGTGACTCCTGAAAAATTAAAAGAGCAACAAAAGCTATCACTAAACACAGATAACAACGCATGA
- a CDS encoding purine/pyrimidine permease, which produces MNKKYVDTSFSILQWFVFLLANAIALPIIIGGIFHLSIEDISTLMQRTFLVVGVSSFIQAWFGHRYPIADGPAGSWVSIFVILGQVAMHQGQSAKDVLQLLEGGLIIAGILLFLLGITGLVHRILRLFTPLVTGTFLLILSLQLSGVLLKGMMGLQGAVTHPDYTTATIALFVFALITFLSIKGKGWMKSYAVLLGISCGWLLYAVLGKSSHIPSHTPLVKLPEIFAWGMPRLDIGMALTATLFTFLLVANTIAAISAVKQVAPLSKENEKQILNRGVWAGGISHIISSLFSTIGIVPLPASAGFIQLTGQRKMKSFLIASLILAGISFIPSIVNFISLLPGPIANAALLATFVQVIGISFQSILREELNQRRLTILGISLLISLGIMFLPESAFSGIPSSLQYVLSNGLLVGTMLVILLEQFWKE; this is translated from the coding sequence ATGAATAAAAAATACGTCGATACGAGCTTTAGTATTCTACAGTGGTTTGTGTTTTTATTAGCAAATGCAATTGCATTGCCTATCATTATTGGTGGCATATTCCATTTATCAATAGAAGATATCTCAACATTAATGCAACGAACTTTTTTAGTTGTAGGAGTAAGTTCATTTATACAAGCATGGTTTGGGCATCGCTATCCCATAGCGGATGGGCCAGCCGGTTCATGGGTAAGTATATTTGTCATATTGGGACAAGTCGCTATGCATCAGGGACAAAGTGCAAAGGATGTATTACAACTTTTAGAAGGTGGATTAATTATTGCAGGTATATTACTCTTCCTCCTTGGTATAACAGGGCTTGTTCATCGAATTCTACGTTTATTTACACCCTTGGTTACAGGCACTTTTCTTTTAATATTATCTCTTCAGCTTAGTGGTGTGTTACTAAAAGGAATGATGGGATTACAAGGAGCTGTAACTCATCCTGATTATACAACGGCTACTATTGCGCTCTTTGTTTTTGCCCTTATTACTTTCTTATCAATTAAAGGGAAAGGATGGATGAAAAGTTACGCTGTGTTACTTGGCATTTCATGTGGTTGGCTTTTGTATGCTGTATTAGGAAAATCATCTCATATACCTTCACACACACCGTTAGTTAAGTTACCAGAGATATTCGCTTGGGGCATGCCTAGATTAGATATTGGAATGGCTCTAACTGCAACTTTATTTACATTTCTTTTAGTTGCAAATACAATCGCTGCTATTTCGGCTGTAAAACAAGTGGCTCCGTTATCTAAAGAAAATGAAAAGCAAATACTGAACCGCGGCGTGTGGGCCGGAGGTATATCGCATATTATCTCGTCGTTGTTTTCTACAATTGGAATTGTACCATTACCTGCATCAGCAGGATTTATTCAACTAACAGGACAAAGAAAAATGAAGTCGTTCCTTATAGCAAGTCTTATATTAGCAGGAATTTCTTTTATTCCTTCAATTGTAAACTTTATATCCTTGCTACCAGGTCCTATTGCTAATGCCGCACTTTTAGCAACATTTGTCCAAGTAATAGGCATTTCATTTCAATCCATTTTACGTGAAGAATTAAATCAACGCCGATTAACAATATTAGGAATTTCATTATTAATCAGTTTGGGAATAATGTTTCTTCCAGAAAGTGCATTTAGCGGAATTCCTTCTTCCTTACAATATGTTTTAAGTAATGGATTACTTGTGGGTACCATGCTTGTCATTCTATTGGAACAGTTTTGGAAAGAGTAA
- a CDS encoding cysteine hydrolase family protein, whose product MNEALLLVDIQNDYFEGGNMELHQPEKAAQKAKEVLKVFREKHKTVIHVQHIANNEGATFFLPETVGVQIHDDVQPIANERVIQKHHPNSFLRTNLFETLKKEKIDQLVICGMMTHVCIDATVRAASDLGFQCVVIEDACTTRDLEFQGNLIPAVHAHQSFMSSLEFGDIYAKIMSANCFINKSK is encoded by the coding sequence ATGAACGAAGCGTTACTATTAGTCGACATACAAAATGATTACTTTGAAGGCGGCAATATGGAATTACATCAACCTGAAAAAGCCGCACAAAAAGCGAAAGAAGTCTTGAAAGTATTTCGTGAAAAACATAAAACAGTTATTCACGTACAACATATTGCGAACAATGAAGGAGCTACTTTCTTCTTACCTGAAACAGTAGGTGTTCAAATTCATGATGATGTACAGCCAATTGCTAACGAAAGAGTCATACAAAAACATCACCCTAACAGTTTTTTAAGAACCAATTTATTTGAAACATTAAAGAAAGAAAAAATAGATCAACTAGTCATTTGCGGTATGATGACTCATGTATGTATTGATGCAACAGTACGTGCTGCCAGTGATTTAGGATTTCAATGTGTTGTAATTGAAGATGCTTGTACAACAAGAGATTTAGAATTTCAAGGAAATCTGATCCCCGCAGTACACGCTCATCAATCGTTCATGAGTTCGTTAGAGTTTGGTGATATTTATGCGAAAATCATGTCGGCAAACTGTTTTATAAACAAGAGCAAATAA